AAACAAGCAGTGCGCTTGGATCCAAAGATTAACTTTGCGCTGTTAGCAGAAGGCCAGGGTCTCACAGCTCTGCGGCTTGAATCTCCCGACGAGGCGGCGATTACCGAGGCAGTTGCGGCTAAGGAGCCTATACTTGTGGATATAGCGGTCCCTTCTATGTTTCCTGCCTAACCGAGAGCCGGGGCGCCACTTGCCAGCTGGGTTGGCATAATTGATCAAGCACGATATTGGGGCGTCTTAAGATCCCCGGTGCACGGTAGGCTTCCGGAACTAGTTATTACTCAATCACCGACTAGAAGAGCTAAGGAGGATCTATGCCTTACGAGCTGCCATCTCTTCCCTATTCATACGAAGCACTGGAACCGCACATCGATGCCCAAACTATGGAGATCCATCACACCAAGCACCACCAGACGTATGTAACGAATCTCAATGCAGCGTTGGAAAAGCACACGTACTTACAGGATGTTCCGATTGAGGACATTGTGCGTAACATCGCCAGTGTTCCAGAAGACATAAGAGTTGCTGTCAGGAACAATGCTGGCGGACACTACAACCACTCTCTGTTTTGGCAGATGATGGCTCCTGACGGAGGTGGGGAACCAGAGGGTGAGATCGCCAAGGCGATCTCCGATACCTTCGGGGGCTTCGAGTCCTTCAAGGATAGCTTTACTAAGGCCGCGCTGACGCGCTTTGGCAGTGGGTGGGCTTGGCTTAGTGTGGACGCCTTCGGCAAGCTGAGGCTTGAGAGCTATCCGAACCAAGACAGTCCGCTTATGGACGGACTGCATCCTGTGCTCGGACTAGACGTGTGGGAGCACGCCTATTACTTGAAGTATCAGAACCGCCGCGCAGACTACATATCGGCGTGGTGGACTGTCGTGAACTGGCGATACGTCGATCAGCGCTTGCATGAGGGAAGAGGATAAAACGCTTACGCGCTTTTATGATTCCAAGCTGACCGCGTCGCGTCACCTCTTGTGTTAGA
The sequence above is a segment of the Acidimicrobiia bacterium genome. Coding sequences within it:
- a CDS encoding superoxide dismutase, which gives rise to MPYELPSLPYSYEALEPHIDAQTMEIHHTKHHQTYVTNLNAALEKHTYLQDVPIEDIVRNIASVPEDIRVAVRNNAGGHYNHSLFWQMMAPDGGGEPEGEIAKAISDTFGGFESFKDSFTKAALTRFGSGWAWLSVDAFGKLRLESYPNQDSPLMDGLHPVLGLDVWEHAYYLKYQNRRADYISAWWTVVNWRYVDQRLHEGRG